One window of Jannaschia sp. CCS1 genomic DNA carries:
- a CDS encoding IlvD/Edd family dehydratase yields the protein MSDTRANRRYRSQEWFDNPNNPGMTALYLERYQNQAFTRAELQAEKPIVGIAQTGSDLVPCNKIHVFLMDRIKAGIRDAGGIPLEFPVHPIQETGKRPTAALDRNLQYLSLVEVLHGYPLDGVVLTTGCDKTTPAMLMGAATVDLPAIALNGGPMLDGWFRGKRAGSGTSIWEGRRLLAKGEIDYEEFMELACASSPSLGHCNTMGTASTMNALAEALGMTLPGAAAIPAPFRERMEMAYLTGKRAVEMVEDDLKPSDILTRAAFENAIKVNTAIGGSTNAPPHLQALARHAGVELHVTDWEKIGLALPLLVNMQPAGEYLGESFFRAGGVPAVMGELHAAGLLDGSVMTASGKVLDEALGGARSRDRLVIRPVDDPMREEAGFAVLSGNLFDSALMKTSVISEDFRERFLKDNQYEGRAIVFEGPEDYHDRVNDPDLAIDDECILFIRGVGCVGYPGSAEVVNMQPPDALIKGGIKHLPTVGDGRQSGTSESPSILNASPESVVGGGLAYLETGDRVRLDLNAGTLNALVPEQDWEARKANWTASEIHHQTPWQELYRQHVGQLADGGCLELATAYQRIAKHLPRDNH from the coding sequence ATGTCCGACACGCGCGCAAATCGCCGTTACCGCAGCCAGGAGTGGTTCGACAATCCCAACAATCCGGGCATGACCGCGCTTTACCTGGAACGCTATCAAAATCAGGCGTTCACCAGAGCCGAGTTGCAGGCCGAAAAGCCCATCGTCGGCATCGCGCAGACGGGCAGCGATCTGGTGCCGTGCAACAAGATCCACGTTTTCCTGATGGACCGGATCAAAGCTGGCATTCGCGATGCGGGCGGCATCCCGTTGGAATTCCCGGTGCACCCTATCCAGGAAACGGGCAAACGGCCCACGGCCGCCCTGGACAGAAACCTGCAATATCTATCGTTGGTCGAAGTGTTGCACGGCTATCCGCTGGACGGCGTGGTGCTGACGACCGGCTGCGACAAGACCACGCCTGCGATGCTGATGGGGGCTGCGACCGTCGATTTGCCCGCGATTGCGCTGAATGGCGGGCCGATGCTGGACGGGTGGTTTCGCGGCAAACGCGCGGGGTCCGGTACGTCGATCTGGGAGGGACGGCGGCTGCTGGCGAAAGGCGAGATCGACTATGAAGAGTTCATGGAATTGGCCTGCGCGTCCTCGCCAAGCCTGGGGCATTGCAACACGATGGGCACGGCGTCGACGATGAACGCCTTGGCCGAAGCGCTTGGCATGACACTGCCCGGCGCGGCGGCGATCCCTGCTCCTTTTCGGGAGCGGATGGAGATGGCCTACCTGACAGGAAAACGCGCCGTGGAGATGGTGGAGGACGATCTGAAACCGTCCGACATCCTGACACGGGCGGCGTTCGAGAATGCGATAAAGGTGAACACCGCGATTGGCGGCTCAACCAATGCGCCCCCGCATTTGCAGGCATTGGCGCGCCATGCGGGCGTCGAATTGCATGTGACGGACTGGGAAAAGATCGGTCTTGCGCTGCCGTTGTTGGTGAACATGCAGCCAGCAGGCGAGTATCTGGGCGAGTCGTTTTTCCGCGCGGGCGGGGTCCCGGCGGTGATGGGAGAGTTGCACGCGGCAGGTCTGTTGGACGGGTCGGTGATGACCGCGTCCGGAAAGGTTCTGGACGAGGCCCTGGGCGGCGCGCGCAGCCGGGACCGCCTGGTCATTCGCCCGGTGGACGACCCAATGCGGGAAGAGGCGGGGTTTGCGGTGCTGTCAGGCAACCTTTTTGACAGCGCATTGATGAAAACCTCGGTGATATCGGAGGATTTCCGTGAGCGATTTCTGAAAGATAATCAGTATGAAGGCCGGGCTATCGTGTTTGAAGGCCCCGAGGACTACCATGATCGAGTCAATGATCCGGATCTGGCCATCGATGATGAGTGCATCCTGTTCATCCGCGGCGTGGGCTGCGTTGGGTATCCGGGCTCGGCTGAGGTTGTGAACATGCAACCGCCCGACGCGCTGATCAAAGGCGGCATCAAACACCTGCCGACGGTGGGCGACGGGCGGCAATCGGGCACGTCTGAGTCGCCGTCGATCCTGAACGCCTCGCCTGAATCGGTCGTTGGCGGCGGGCTGGCGTATCTGGAAACCGGTGACCGGGTGCGGCTGGATCTGAATGCCGGGACGTTGAACGCCTTGGTGCCAGAGCAGGATTGGGAGGCGCGGAAGGCCAACTGGACCGCATCGGAGATCCACCACCAGACCCCTTGGCAGGAATTGTACCGCCAGCATGTGGGCCAATTGGCCGATGGGGGGTGCCTCGAACTGGCGACCGCCTATCAGCGGATCGCCAAGCACCTGCCGCGCGACAACCATTGA
- a CDS encoding ATP-binding protein, which translates to MNMQAPPADTGFAPPALRTLQDTGLTVVMMRDILLKTIFRKNVEQTSEIAKAVCLPIPLTTQLIDMLREMSFLQATGTLHATSGNEMGFQLTDSGKARALDALSQSEYYGAMPVPLDEYKIQVKRQSIRDIKLTRPMLEASMGHLILPDGLIDQLGPAVGSGRSVLMYGPPGNGKSSIAEGIRAAMGDNIYIPHALSYAGQVITLFDPIVHTPVEAQADAEGQSPLRKNAARFDTRYLLCARPTVMTGGELSLSMLDLNYNAVSRTYQASLQLKSTGGVFIVDDLGRQAEPPQTLINRWIVPMEVNYDILALQSGEKFEVPFDTLVVFSTNFHPNEIFDQAALRRIFFKVKIDGPNQEQFLKIFAMVAKKKGIPLDEKSLIHMLKVRYPTIDNVYANYHPVFLCDQIKAICDFEGQPYHMTPDYIDRAWENLYVREEKIVH; encoded by the coding sequence ATGAACATGCAAGCCCCCCCAGCCGATACCGGCTTCGCGCCGCCCGCCCTGCGCACGTTGCAGGACACCGGGCTCACCGTCGTGATGATGCGCGATATCTTGTTGAAGACCATCTTCCGCAAGAACGTGGAGCAAACGTCCGAGATCGCGAAAGCGGTGTGCTTGCCAATCCCTCTCACAACGCAACTGATTGATATGCTGCGTGAAATGAGCTTTCTACAAGCAACCGGCACGCTGCACGCAACCTCGGGCAATGAAATGGGCTTTCAGCTGACCGACAGCGGCAAGGCACGTGCCTTGGACGCGCTTAGTCAGTCGGAATATTACGGCGCGATGCCCGTACCGCTGGACGAATACAAGATACAGGTCAAGCGCCAGTCCATCCGCGACATCAAGCTGACCCGCCCGATGTTGGAAGCCTCCATGGGCCACCTGATCCTGCCCGACGGGCTGATCGACCAGCTTGGACCCGCCGTCGGCTCGGGACGGTCGGTGCTGATGTATGGCCCGCCCGGTAACGGTAAATCCTCCATCGCTGAAGGCATCCGCGCGGCGATGGGCGACAACATCTACATCCCCCATGCTCTGTCTTACGCGGGCCAGGTGATCACGCTGTTTGATCCCATCGTCCACACGCCGGTTGAGGCACAGGCCGATGCCGAAGGTCAAAGCCCCCTGCGCAAAAACGCCGCGCGCTTTGATACGCGGTATCTGCTCTGCGCCCGCCCCACGGTCATGACCGGGGGTGAGCTGTCGCTCTCAATGCTTGATTTGAACTACAACGCCGTCTCGCGCACCTATCAGGCCAGCCTCCAGCTGAAGTCCACCGGCGGCGTCTTCATCGTCGACGACCTTGGTCGCCAGGCCGAACCACCGCAAACCCTGATCAACCGTTGGATTGTGCCGATGGAGGTCAACTACGACATCCTCGCCCTCCAGTCGGGCGAGAAGTTTGAAGTGCCGTTTGACACGCTCGTCGTCTTTTCCACCAACTTCCACCCGAATGAGATCTTCGACCAGGCCGCCCTGCGCCGGATCTTCTTCAAGGTGAAAATCGACGGTCCCAATCAAGAGCAATTCCTGAAGATCTTTGCCATGGTCGCGAAGAAAAAAGGCATTCCGCTGGACGAGAAGTCTTTGATCCACATGCTCAAGGTCCGCTACCCCACGATCGACAACGTCTACGCGAATTACCACCCGGTGTTCCTGTGCGATCAGATCAAGGCGATCTGCGATTTTGAGGGGCAACCTTATCATATGACGCCCGACTACATCGACCGCGCGTGGGAAAACCTCTACGTTCGCGAAGAGAAGATCGTCCACTAA
- a CDS encoding prepilin peptidase, translating to MTLTLTSLEALWFLPFAIPICIWVALSDLRQMRIPNVAVLALTGGFLITGLFALPMDAYLWRLAALGIVLLAGFVITSLGLVGAGDSKFAAAMAPFIAPGDYLFFLALFSLVLIGSWITHRSAGRVPAVRRATAHWSSWEQGKLFPMGVALAGALVIYLMMGLSAGL from the coding sequence ATGACCCTCACGCTGACATCGCTGGAAGCCCTGTGGTTTCTGCCCTTCGCCATCCCGATTTGTATCTGGGTCGCCCTCTCGGATCTGCGCCAGATGCGCATCCCGAATGTCGCCGTTTTGGCATTGACAGGGGGCTTCCTGATCACCGGCCTCTTTGCGCTGCCGATGGATGCATATCTCTGGCGTCTGGCGGCCCTTGGCATCGTGCTTCTGGCGGGCTTTGTGATCACCTCCCTTGGCCTCGTCGGTGCGGGCGACAGCAAGTTCGCGGCCGCCATGGCCCCGTTCATTGCGCCCGGTGACTACTTGTTTTTCCTGGCTTTATTCAGCCTCGTGCTGATCGGATCCTGGATCACTCACCGCAGCGCGGGCCGGGTGCCCGCCGTGCGCCGCGCCACAGCCCATTGGTCCAGTTGGGAACAGGGCAAATTGTTCCCCATGGGCGTCGCCCTGGCCGGGGCCTTGGTCATTTATCTGATGATGGGACTTTCTGCCGGGCTGTAA
- a CDS encoding tetratricopeptide repeat protein gives MIRTLRLIPAAIAVAAVAACNSTTDADVERALDPLSVIDETNLADIMLSAAAPDEAVDYFRRAAQEDPSRVDLQRGLATSLVRAGRAAESLTIWQGVVDHDGAMDQDRVDYADALIRTGDWSGAQAQLDATPPTFETYERYRLEAMIADSDEDWDRADSFYETAAGLTTRPANVYNNWGYSHLTRGDFPGAEDLFVRAISYDPDLFTAKNNLVLARSAQGNYALPLINMTQIERAQLLHTAALSAIRRGDIDEGRGLLNEAIDTHPQHFEAAVEALRALNA, from the coding sequence ATGATCCGAACCCTCCGGTTGATCCCGGCGGCCATCGCCGTCGCGGCCGTCGCTGCGTGTAACTCCACCACCGATGCAGATGTCGAACGGGCGCTTGACCCCCTCAGCGTCATTGATGAAACCAACCTCGCCGACATCATGCTCAGCGCCGCGGCCCCCGACGAGGCCGTCGATTATTTCCGCCGGGCGGCGCAGGAAGATCCCTCTCGCGTTGATTTGCAGCGCGGATTGGCCACCAGCCTCGTGCGTGCGGGTCGCGCGGCGGAATCGTTGACGATTTGGCAAGGTGTTGTGGACCATGATGGTGCCATGGACCAGGACCGAGTCGATTATGCAGATGCCTTGATCCGCACCGGCGACTGGTCCGGGGCGCAGGCGCAACTCGACGCGACGCCGCCCACATTCGAGACGTATGAACGCTACCGGCTGGAAGCCATGATCGCTGACAGTGATGAAGATTGGGACCGCGCTGACAGCTTCTATGAGACGGCCGCAGGCCTGACGACCCGGCCTGCAAATGTCTATAACAACTGGGGATATTCGCACCTGACGCGCGGGGACTTCCCCGGTGCAGAGGATCTTTTCGTGCGCGCAATCTCTTATGACCCGGATCTTTTCACCGCGAAAAACAACCTCGTGCTCGCACGGTCGGCTCAAGGCAACTACGCGCTTCCGCTGATCAACATGACCCAGATTGAGCGGGCACAATTGCTCCACACTGCTGCCCTATCTGCGATCCGGCGCGGTGATATTGATGAAGGGCGCGGCCTGTTGAACGAGGCTATCGATACACACCCGCAGCATTTTGAAGCTGCCGTTGAAGCGCTGCGGGCGCTCAACGCCTGA
- a CDS encoding tetratricopeptide repeat protein: MIALTACDFTPRLDAGDDDVTAPASVGELDDGAGSLITGDRLMEAGEYELALRAYYRAGVEDGLSVDVITAIGAANLALGRLGQAEEQFRAALQRQQDFVPALNNLGAVLIERGEYGEARRILEQAFAVDSGSSETIRDNLRLAIARMENQVYDETEQNRPGLIRRGGGRYTLQSSL, from the coding sequence ATGATCGCGCTGACGGCGTGCGACTTTACCCCACGTCTCGACGCGGGCGATGATGACGTCACTGCGCCCGCCAGTGTTGGAGAGCTCGATGATGGCGCGGGCAGCCTGATCACCGGCGATCGGCTGATGGAGGCGGGAGAATATGAACTCGCCCTGCGCGCCTACTACCGCGCGGGGGTGGAGGACGGTCTGAGCGTCGATGTGATTACAGCCATTGGTGCCGCAAACCTCGCACTTGGACGCCTCGGTCAAGCGGAAGAGCAATTCCGCGCCGCTTTACAGCGACAACAAGATTTTGTGCCAGCCCTCAACAATTTGGGGGCGGTGCTGATCGAGAGGGGCGAATATGGGGAGGCCAGGCGCATTCTGGAGCAGGCCTTCGCGGTGGATAGTGGCAGTTCGGAAACGATCCGCGACAACCTGCGCCTCGCTATCGCGCGAATGGAAAATCAAGTATACGATGAAACTGAGCAAAACCGACCGGGGCTCATCCGGCGGGGTGGAGGGCGGTATACGCTTCAATCCTCGCTGTAA
- a CDS encoding type II secretion system F family protein, with translation MEFLTDLFDSANAFLIDQLGELGPLIAVGGLGVLLCLVALPTLMKKQKDPYKKLRDERGGTGKAKGKKDGLRLSSKNEKLERFAQYLEPQDEQELSATQLQMIRAGYRAKSSIQMFNFAKLALALGGLLLGTLYVLITGGGGSAQNSILFVIVPGVVGYYAPKYWITKRAQTREDQINSGFPDALDLMLVCVEAGQSLDQAIIKVANEIKTSYPPLAEEFEIVSYEMKAGKDKTKVLRDMGERVGIQDVNSFITTLIQSSTFGTSVAEALKVYSDEMRDKRISRAEEKANKLPTKLTLFTMLFCVPPLLVILIGPSIYGIATDLAR, from the coding sequence ATGGAATTTCTCACCGACCTTTTCGACAGTGCCAACGCGTTCCTGATCGACCAATTGGGAGAGCTTGGTCCCCTCATCGCCGTTGGTGGCCTTGGGGTTCTGCTGTGCCTCGTGGCCCTGCCGACGCTGATGAAGAAGCAGAAAGACCCGTACAAAAAACTACGGGACGAACGTGGTGGCACGGGCAAAGCGAAGGGCAAGAAAGATGGCCTGCGGCTGAGTAGCAAGAATGAGAAGTTGGAACGCTTCGCGCAATACCTGGAACCCCAGGATGAGCAGGAGCTGTCGGCCACTCAGCTGCAGATGATCCGCGCAGGCTACCGTGCGAAGTCCTCGATCCAGATGTTCAACTTCGCCAAACTTGCCCTCGCGCTCGGGGGGTTGCTGCTCGGCACGCTTTACGTGTTGATCACCGGCGGTGGCGGCTCGGCGCAGAACTCCATCCTGTTCGTGATCGTCCCCGGTGTCGTGGGCTATTATGCGCCCAAATACTGGATCACGAAGCGGGCGCAGACACGCGAAGACCAGATCAATTCCGGCTTTCCAGACGCGCTCGACCTGATGCTCGTCTGCGTGGAGGCGGGCCAGTCTTTGGACCAGGCCATCATCAAGGTCGCCAATGAGATCAAGACCTCCTATCCCCCTCTGGCCGAGGAGTTCGAGATCGTCTCCTATGAAATGAAGGCCGGTAAGGACAAGACCAAAGTCCTGCGCGACATGGGCGAACGCGTTGGCATTCAGGACGTGAACTCCTTCATCACGACTCTGATCCAGTCCTCCACCTTCGGCACCTCGGTGGCTGAGGCGCTGAAAGTCTACTCCGATGAAATGCGCGACAAACGCATTAGCCGGGCCGAGGAAAAGGCCAATAAGCTGCCGACAAAGCTGACGCTGTTCACCATGCTGTTTTGTGTGCCACCGCTTCTGGTGATCCTGATCGGACCATCAATCTATGGCATCGCGACCGATCTTGCGCGTTGA
- a CDS encoding type II secretion system F family protein, whose product MDLSIEPLIYIGIFVGVIMLVNGVYLAVFGKSISLNARVNRRLTMLEQGTSREDVLDKLRKEMDQHKGGIKLPFYTMIADKAQKGNIAFTPPQLMLVMAGAAVAAFVLLQVLTTASLPISVLCAVAMGVGGVYLWVSRTAKKRLSLLEEQLPDAVELMVRSLRVGHPFVASINTVSREMSDPIASELGVIADEAAYGRDVAESIRAMADRLDIQDLRFLAVAVGIQQTSGGNLAEILAGLADVMRARFKLFRKVRVITAEARGSGNFLSVFPILALVGINVMQPDYYSEVIDTPVFIPAAAGVAVALGLNWVIMRVLVNIKV is encoded by the coding sequence ATGGACCTCTCAATCGAACCTCTCATCTATATCGGCATTTTTGTTGGTGTGATCATGCTGGTGAACGGCGTCTATCTGGCGGTGTTTGGCAAGTCGATCAGCCTGAATGCACGTGTCAACCGGCGCCTGACGATGCTGGAACAGGGCACCTCGCGGGAGGATGTTCTGGACAAGCTTCGCAAGGAGATGGACCAGCACAAAGGCGGGATTAAGCTACCGTTCTACACAATGATCGCCGACAAGGCGCAAAAGGGGAATATCGCCTTCACGCCGCCGCAACTGATGTTGGTGATGGCGGGCGCTGCGGTCGCCGCATTCGTGCTGCTGCAGGTTTTGACAACGGCATCCCTGCCAATCAGCGTGCTCTGCGCCGTCGCCATGGGGGTGGGTGGCGTCTATCTTTGGGTCAGCCGCACGGCCAAAAAGCGCCTTTCGCTGTTGGAAGAACAATTGCCCGACGCCGTGGAACTGATGGTCCGCTCGCTGCGGGTGGGCCACCCCTTTGTGGCCTCCATCAACACCGTGTCGCGCGAGATGTCAGATCCTATCGCATCCGAGCTTGGCGTCATCGCGGATGAGGCCGCCTATGGCCGTGACGTTGCGGAATCGATTCGCGCCATGGCCGACCGGCTGGACATCCAAGACCTTCGCTTCCTGGCGGTGGCTGTGGGTATCCAGCAAACTTCCGGCGGCAACCTTGCCGAGATTCTGGCAGGCCTCGCAGACGTCATGCGCGCGCGCTTCAAGCTGTTCCGCAAAGTCCGCGTGATCACGGCGGAAGCGCGCGGATCCGGCAACTTTCTATCGGTCTTCCCGATCCTCGCGCTGGTCGGCATCAACGTGATGCAGCCCGACTATTATTCGGAGGTCATTGATACTCCGGTCTTCATTCCGGCCGCCGCCGGCGTTGCCGTCGCTTTGGGCCTGAATTGGGTCATCATGCGCGTCCTCGTAAATATCAAAGTCTGA
- a CDS encoding CpaF family protein — protein MFSKYKKAPKGGEVAHITDVAAAPKTDDAPAPENSSAKAQTPAPKVARKPGGSAAAKPATPEAAGAEDKDRKRRLRLDEIKTEMHHRLLDNLNLSALETAKESELRSEITSITSEQLGEMGVVLNREDRQTLNIELFDEVTGLGPLEPLLKDDGVNDILVNGPNRVFIERAGKLQLSDVRFKDERHLLRIIDKIVSAVGRRVDESNPYVDARLKDGSRFNAMVPPVAVDGSLVSIRKFKKEKLGVDDLVKFGAFSEEMAAYIQAAVACRLNVIVSGGTGSGKTTTLNALSSFIDNSERILTIEDTAELQLQQVHVGRMESRPPNVEGKGAVTQRDCLRNALRMRPDRIIVGETRGEEVIDMLQAMNTGHDGSMTTIHANNARDACSRLENMVAMAGIEMPLKAVRAQISSAVHLIVQASRLQDGSRRMVSITEVTGMEGEVISMQEVFRFQRTGLQPDGKILGHFTACGVRSYYSERFRQWGYDLPASIYEPMAAQ, from the coding sequence ATGTTTTCCAAATACAAAAAGGCTCCAAAGGGTGGCGAGGTCGCGCATATTACCGACGTGGCAGCCGCGCCAAAGACCGACGACGCGCCCGCACCAGAGAATTCATCAGCCAAAGCGCAGACCCCCGCGCCGAAAGTCGCGCGCAAACCGGGGGGATCTGCCGCCGCCAAGCCGGCCACGCCCGAAGCCGCGGGGGCTGAGGACAAGGACCGCAAGCGCCGTCTGCGCCTGGATGAAATCAAGACAGAGATGCATCACCGGCTGCTCGACAACCTCAACCTCTCCGCGCTGGAGACGGCCAAGGAATCGGAACTTCGGTCTGAAATCACGTCGATCACGTCTGAGCAGCTTGGGGAGATGGGCGTCGTCCTGAACCGGGAGGATCGCCAGACCCTCAACATTGAGCTTTTCGATGAAGTCACCGGTCTTGGTCCGTTGGAGCCTTTGCTGAAAGACGACGGCGTCAACGATATTCTCGTCAACGGTCCCAACCGGGTGTTCATTGAACGTGCCGGCAAGCTTCAACTCTCGGACGTGCGCTTCAAGGACGAGCGTCACCTACTTCGGATCATCGACAAGATCGTGTCCGCCGTCGGCCGGCGGGTCGACGAAAGCAATCCTTACGTGGACGCACGCCTGAAAGACGGCTCACGTTTCAACGCGATGGTGCCACCGGTGGCCGTCGATGGCTCGCTCGTCTCCATTCGTAAGTTCAAGAAAGAAAAGCTGGGGGTCGACGATCTGGTTAAGTTCGGCGCCTTTTCCGAGGAGATGGCCGCCTACATTCAGGCTGCCGTGGCCTGTCGCCTGAACGTCATCGTCTCTGGCGGTACGGGCTCGGGCAAAACCACAACGCTTAACGCGCTATCGTCGTTCATCGACAATTCCGAACGGATCCTGACGATTGAGGATACGGCGGAACTTCAACTCCAGCAGGTTCACGTGGGCCGGATGGAAAGCCGCCCACCGAACGTGGAGGGCAAAGGCGCCGTGACCCAGCGGGACTGTCTCCGCAACGCCCTGCGGATGCGCCCCGACCGTATCATTGTGGGTGAGACACGCGGCGAAGAGGTCATCGATATGCTCCAGGCCATGAATACCGGCCACGACGGATCCATGACGACGATCCACGCCAACAACGCCCGCGACGCCTGCTCACGCCTTGAAAACATGGTCGCTATGGCAGGGATCGAGATGCCGCTGAAGGCTGTTCGCGCCCAGATCTCCAGCGCTGTGCACCTGATCGTGCAGGCCTCTCGTCTGCAGGACGGCTCGCGTCGCATGGTCTCCATCACCGAAGTGACGGGGATGGAGGGCGAAGTGATCTCCATGCAGGAGGTGTTCCGCTTCCAGCGCACCGGGCTCCAGCCCGACGGCAAGATCCTCGGCCATTTCACCGCCTGCGGCGTGCGGTCCTATTATTCCGAGCGGTTCCGGCAGTGGGGCTATGACCTGCCCGCGTCGATCTATGAACCCATGGCAGCCCAGTAA
- a CDS encoding AAA family ATPase has translation MSSGLALHSEPAPIVACTVSSKVHHFGLLIEDMEQELGEAWGDLGFDEAREFINALDEGTLDFIALAVREEDESDLGRVGEVINAARTKGVAVILIPENLSTAGLRELLRLGADDFVPYPLAEGALHDAIEKIARAKQPDPAEVTPIPASEAPATGQRLDGQSAIFAVQNLAGGTGATTLAVNLAWELAHADKKNPPSVCVLDFDLQQGSVATYLDLPRRDIVLELLQDAATMDTDGFKQALVNYGDKISVFTTPAEIVPLDLIGPEEVTAVVDLAAQCFDIVVIDMPRTMVMWTETVLTRADVYFATMELDLRSAQNAMRFIKACQSEDLPLEKMNYVINRAPGLTDLNGKNRMKKMADSLGVAFSTHLPDGGKPVMQAGDNGETLAEAAKKNPLRKEILKLSEGLFKAMAADARAKG, from the coding sequence ATGAGCAGCGGACTGGCATTACACTCCGAACCGGCCCCGATTGTGGCCTGTACAGTATCCAGCAAGGTCCATCACTTTGGCCTTCTGATTGAAGATATGGAGCAGGAGCTTGGCGAAGCCTGGGGCGACCTTGGCTTTGACGAAGCACGGGAATTCATCAACGCGCTCGACGAGGGCACGCTTGATTTCATAGCGCTCGCCGTTCGGGAAGAAGACGAATCCGACCTTGGCCGCGTGGGCGAAGTGATCAATGCCGCCCGCACCAAGGGCGTGGCCGTTATCCTGATCCCCGAAAATCTGTCCACCGCCGGCCTGCGCGAGTTGTTGCGCTTGGGCGCCGATGACTTTGTGCCCTACCCCCTCGCGGAAGGGGCTTTGCACGACGCGATTGAAAAGATTGCCCGCGCCAAGCAGCCGGATCCTGCCGAGGTCACTCCGATCCCAGCGTCCGAGGCCCCCGCGACGGGCCAACGGCTGGATGGCCAGTCAGCCATCTTCGCCGTCCAGAACCTGGCCGGTGGCACGGGCGCGACCACCCTCGCCGTCAATTTAGCCTGGGAACTGGCCCATGCCGACAAGAAGAATCCACCCTCCGTCTGTGTGCTGGATTTTGACCTGCAACAAGGCTCTGTTGCGACTTATCTGGACCTTCCGCGCCGCGATATCGTGTTGGAATTGTTACAGGATGCCGCAACGATGGACACTGACGGCTTCAAGCAGGCGCTCGTCAATTATGGCGATAAAATATCCGTTTTCACCACGCCGGCAGAGATCGTTCCCCTCGATCTGATCGGGCCGGAGGAGGTAACCGCCGTCGTGGATCTGGCCGCACAATGCTTCGACATTGTCGTCATCGATATGCCGCGCACCATGGTGATGTGGACCGAAACCGTACTGACCCGCGCCGATGTTTATTTCGCCACGATGGAGCTGGATCTGCGCTCCGCCCAGAACGCCATGCGCTTCATCAAGGCCTGCCAATCCGAAGATCTGCCGCTTGAGAAGATGAACTACGTCATCAATCGCGCACCGGGGCTCACGGATCTCAACGGCAAGAACCGGATGAAGAAGATGGCCGACAGTCTGGGCGTTGCCTTCTCCACCCATCTGCCGGACGGGGGCAAACCTGTGATGCAGGCCGGCGACAACGGGGAGACCTTGGCCGAAGCTGCCAAGAAGAACCCGCTTCGGAAGGAAATCCTGAAGCTGTCCGAGGGCCTGTTCAAGGCCATGGCAGCGGATGCGCGAGCCAAAGGGTAA
- a CDS encoding OmpA family protein, translating into MTKALHSRRSVLASLGSTLALTACGSTFVETGRPLGAHLDEGQFGGPTRSNIGVHNGDIQWAEILGERFANSVPTTINFAFNSAELDAEARNILAQQAAFIRNFPEVRFSVYGHTDAVGSNGYNQRLGRRRARAAVNFLVSQGVSRHRLAALVSLGETQPVVATDMEERRNRRTVTEVSGFMENDPMVLDGRYAEIIYRSYRSGVGGVDGGGGGAPG; encoded by the coding sequence ATGACTAAAGCACTCCATTCCCGCCGCTCCGTTCTGGCCAGCCTGGGCTCTACCCTCGCGCTGACCGCCTGCGGATCCACCTTCGTCGAAACCGGCCGCCCCCTGGGTGCGCATCTGGACGAAGGTCAGTTCGGCGGACCCACACGCAGCAATATCGGCGTGCACAATGGCGATATCCAATGGGCCGAAATCCTGGGTGAGCGTTTCGCAAATTCGGTGCCCACGACGATCAACTTCGCCTTCAACTCGGCCGAGTTGGATGCCGAGGCGCGCAATATTCTCGCCCAACAGGCCGCGTTTATCCGCAACTTCCCCGAAGTGCGCTTCTCCGTCTACGGTCACACCGATGCGGTCGGGTCCAACGGCTACAACCAGCGCCTGGGCCGGCGCCGCGCCCGCGCAGCCGTGAACTTTCTTGTATCTCAAGGCGTCAGCCGTCATCGCCTGGCCGCGCTGGTTTCGTTGGGCGAGACCCAGCCCGTCGTCGCCACTGACATGGAAGAGCGTCGCAATCGCCGCACGGTGACAGAGGTGTCCGGGTTCATGGAGAATGATCCCATGGTTCTTGACGGTCGATACGCCGAGATCATCTACCGCAGCTATCGCTCGGGCGTGGGCGGCGTCGACGGAGGGGGCGGCGGCGCACCTGGTTAA